The Streptomyces vinaceus genome contains the following window.
CGGATCCGTCCGCGGAGTCCACCCCGGTCCCGCGGCCGCGCGCGGACGCCGTCCGCAACCGCGAGCGGATCCTGGCGGCGGCGCGCGAGGTACTGGTGGAGCAGGGCTCGGCGGCGCCGTTCGACGAGATCGCCCGCCGGGCGGGCGTCGGCAACGCGACCCTCTACCGGCACTTCCCCGACCGTGCGGCCCTGGTCCACCACGTCGTGCTCTTCGTCATGGACCGGGTCACGGTCCAGGCCGAGGACGCGCTCGCGCAGGAGGCCGACGCCTTCGCGGCGCTGTGCCGCTTCACGCACGCCGCCGCGGACGAGCGGATCGGCGCCCTGTGCCCCATGCTCGCCGGGGACTTCGACGGCGAGCACCCCGAACTCATCGCGGCCCGCGAGGCCTTGGCGGAGGCCGTCGAGACCCTCGTGACCGCGGGTCAGGAAGCCGGGCTGGTCCGGACGGACATCGGCGTGGGCGACCTGATGGTCGCCCTCTCCCAGCTCAGCCGGCCCCTTCCGGGCATCTCGTGCATGGCGGTCGACGGGTTCGTCCACCGTCATCTCCAGCTGTTCCTGGACGGGTTGCGTGCGCCCGCCCGCTCCGAACTGCCGGGTGAGGCGGCCACCCTCGAAGACCTCCGGCAGAAAACCATGTGACGCCGCCGGGTCGCGCCCGCTAGCGTCGTAAACCCGCCTTAAACAGTTTTAAACACCAGATTTCAGTCATTCCACACAGTAAGTGGGTACCCCCATGTCCAAAACAGCCGCGCCCGCGCCGCTGGCTGCCGATCCCAGTCGCTGGAAGGCACTCGTCTTCATAGCCCTGGCCCAGCTGATGGTCGTCCTCGACGCGACGATCGTGAACATCGCGCTCCCGTCCGCCCAGACCGACCTCGGCATCTCCGACGGCAACCGCCAGTGGGTCATCACCGCGTACGCGCTCGCCTTCGGCGGACTCCTGCTCTTCGGCGGCCGCATCGCCGACAAGTGGGGCCGTAAGAACGCCTTCATCGTCGGCCTCATCGGCTTCGCCCTGGCCTCCGCGCTCGGCGGCGCCGCCAACGGCGAGGCGATGATGCTGGGTGCCCGCGCCCTCCAGGGTGCCTTCGGCGCACTGCTGGCCCCGGCCGCGCTCTCCCTGCTGGCCGTGATGTTCACCGACGCCAAGGAGCGGGCCAAGGCCTTCGGCATCTACGGTGCGATCGCCGGTGGCGGTGGCGCCGTCGGCCTGATCCTCGGCGGCTTCCTCACCGAGTACCTGAACTGGCGCTGGACCTTCTTCGTCAACATCCCGTTCGCGATCATCGCGGCCGTGGGTGCGTGGATGATCATCCGTGAGCCCGCGGGCGGCCGCAACCGCGCCCCGCTCGACATCCCCGGCGTGATCCTGTCGACCACGGGTCTGGTCGCGCTGGTCTACGGGTTCACCCGGGCCGAGTCGGCCGGCTGGTCGGACGCGCTGACCGTGACCATGTTCGTCGCCTCGGCGGTGCTGCTCGCGGCCTTCGTGTTCGTCGAGTCCCGCGTGAAGTCCCCGCTGCTGCCGCTGCGCGTCCTGCTGGAGCGCAACCGCGGTGGTGTCTACCTCTCGCTCGGCCTGGCCGTCATCGCGATGTTCGGCCTGTTCCTCTTCCTCACGTACTACCTCCAGGTCGTGAAGGGCTTCTCGCCGGTCAAGACCGGCTTCGCCTTCCTGCCGATGATCGCGGGCATGATCACGGGCTCCACCCAGATCGGTGCCCGTCTGATGACCCGGGTCGCACCCCGGCTGCTGATGGGCCCGGGCTTCCTGCTCGCCGCCACCGGCATGCTGCTGCTGACCCAGCTGGAGGTCGGGTCCTCGTACCCGGCGCTGATCCTGCCGGC
Protein-coding sequences here:
- a CDS encoding MFS transporter; translated protein: MSKTAAPAPLAADPSRWKALVFIALAQLMVVLDATIVNIALPSAQTDLGISDGNRQWVITAYALAFGGLLLFGGRIADKWGRKNAFIVGLIGFALASALGGAANGEAMMLGARALQGAFGALLAPAALSLLAVMFTDAKERAKAFGIYGAIAGGGGAVGLILGGFLTEYLNWRWTFFVNIPFAIIAAVGAWMIIREPAGGRNRAPLDIPGVILSTTGLVALVYGFTRAESAGWSDALTVTMFVASAVLLAAFVFVESRVKSPLLPLRVLLERNRGGVYLSLGLAVIAMFGLFLFLTYYLQVVKGFSPVKTGFAFLPMIAGMITGSTQIGARLMTRVAPRLLMGPGFLLAATGMLLLTQLEVGSSYPALILPAQLLLGLGMGTAFMPAMSLATHGVNPADAGVASAMVNTSQQVGGAIGTALLNTIAASATTAYLTDHAAAVAAGGPAAKLVQAQAMVEGYSSAIWWAVGILVASATIALTLITTGRPGAGGPVASGDGAGADAEVKIPVIAH
- a CDS encoding TetR/AcrR family transcriptional regulator; amino-acid sequence: MKRPTTSAAAPSAPEAAVDLPADPSAESTPVPRPRADAVRNRERILAAAREVLVEQGSAAPFDEIARRAGVGNATLYRHFPDRAALVHHVVLFVMDRVTVQAEDALAQEADAFAALCRFTHAAADERIGALCPMLAGDFDGEHPELIAAREALAEAVETLVTAGQEAGLVRTDIGVGDLMVALSQLSRPLPGISCMAVDGFVHRHLQLFLDGLRAPARSELPGEAATLEDLRQKTM